In Planctomycetota bacterium, the genomic window TGGAGCGAACCTTACATCAGACACAATAAAAAAATCCGAAACTAGAAACTAGAAACTAGAAACTAACTCCCCGCCCCCGGTTCGACCACTTCGACGTCGCAGACGCTCAGTCGGTCGTAGACGCGGCGTTCGTGGCGGATGGGCCACCATTCGTAGAGGAAGATTTCCATCGGCCGCCACATCGCCACCCAGCCGCCGATGATCAGCGACTCGCGCGCGATCTGCATGAGCGGGCGGCCCTCCGCCAGCGGGATGAGCAGGTCCGCCGCCAGCACGCACGCCGCAAGGAACAGCACGCCGATGATCAGCGCCGAGCGCCCCGTGGCGAGCAATCGGCGCAGTCGCCGGCGGGTGATCGAAGCGCGGTAGGCGAAGAAGGCGTGCACCGCTTCGGTGATGCGCTCGCGGGCAGTGGGATCATTCGCCGGTTTGGTCAGATGGATGCGCAGATGAAACGGCGAGCGGCGGTGCTCCTCCGTGGCCCAACTGACGATGAACTCCTCCGCATCCTGATCGAGGTCCTTTTCCGGAAACGGCGAAGGATCGAGCGAATTGAAAAGCTGATTGACCTCCGCGATGCGGATTTCAATGATCGCCGGTTTGCGGGCGGAAGGGCGTGACATGGGATTGGCTGACGACTGATCGCTGACCTCTGACCGCTGCCTTACGGTTTCTTTTCTTCGTTGCGGGAGGTCGCGTAGGGCTTGCCGGCCAGGGGGTCGGTCGGGGGCTTGGGGCTGGCGAACCATGCCGCCGGATCGTCCGTCACGATCAGCACGCCGTACATCTTGAAAAAGTGACCGGGGAAGGTGCACAGATACAGGTATTCGCCGGGCTTTTCGGGCGTTTTGCAGTCCATGCGCGTCGACCCGCCGGGGTTGATCAATAGCGACGAGTGAAGCACGGCGGGCAGGTCGGGGATGAACTGCTTCTGCGTCAGGTCGGCCGTCGGCTGCATGACCGCCGCCGCCATGCCGATGTCGTTGAGTTTGCCGGGCATGCCGATGACGAGGTTGTGCTGCATCACGTCGGTGTTGTCGAAGATGATGTGCAGCATCGTGCCCGCCGGGACGGCGAAGTAGTGCTTGTCATAGATCATCATCTCGTGCAGCGCCCGCAGACTCAACACATGCACGCCCGCCGCGTACATCTGCGACGCGATCTTGTACTCCTGATCGACCGGCAGCTCGCGCGCCACCTGCATGCACAGCGCCCCGACGAGCACCGCGTCGTCCGAATCCTTCTGGTCCGCCGGCAGACCCTTGAGATGATCGAGGCAGCGCTGCGCCAGCCCGGGCAGCATCTTCGTCTTCTTGTCATCGGCCGTCGCGCGGATCGCGCCCATGACCGCCATGCGCTGCACCGCCAGATCCGCCGGCTCCTGCGCGATGAGCAGGTTTGTGATCAGCGCCAGCGCCGGTTGATCCTCTTCGTCATCCGGATTCAGCGCGCCCAGCGCCGTGACGAGCACGGCCGCGGGGTCGGTCTTGTCGATCGTCGCGATGCCCTTGATCGCCTCGTCGCGCTGCGCGGCGGTGAGCCCGGCGCGGGTGAGCATCACCTCGTAAATCGGCTTGTACTTCGGGTCGTCGGTCGACCGGTGGAGTCCGAGCAACTGCTCGTTGGACAGCTTGCCGAGCTTGTACTTGACGAGCCGGGGGTTCTTGGAAAGGTCGATGTCGGCCGCGTCTTCGGCGCGCGCCATCGACGCGGTGAGCAGAAGGCCCATGAGAACGACGATCGCGCAGCGGGTTAAGATCTTCACCAGCGGGGTCTCCGGTCGTGTCATGTTGATCGTACGCATGGCTCGGTCAGCGTGTGCGGACGATTATTTTTTCACGCTGTCGAGCGTCTTGGTCGTCTCGTCGAGCGTGTACTTGAGGTATTTGTCGAGCGGCTTGTCCGCGGCTTCGAGGGCGATTTCGATGGCGGCGTCGGCCTGATCCTTCGAGTCGGTGAAGAAGCTCAAGGCACGGATCGCTTCGAGCCGCACGCGCGGGTTCTCGTCCTTGGACTGCACGGCCAGGAGCTTGAGCGGGTCCTTGACGCGATCGCGCCAGTAGCAGAGGACGCGCGTCGCGGCGGCGCGGGCGTGGAAGTCCTTGGCGGCAAGCACCTGCTTGAGCAGCGCTTCGTCGACGACGTTGAAGCTCTGATGCAGCCAGAGCGCTTCGAGCAGGTTGTGCTCGTAGGTCGGCTCGGACTTGTCGAGTCCCGCCACCCATTTGTTCAGGGCGGCCATGACGTCGTCGACGTTCCGGCCGGTCAGCTCGATGCGGGTGCGATAGCGGACGCGATCGGTCTCGCTCTTGAGGAGGTCGAGCAGTTTGTCGATCGGCTCGCCGGCGATCGGGGCGGGCGTGACCAGCGGCATGCCTTCGTAGGTGACCTTGTAGATGCGGCCGTGCTTCTGATCGCGGCTCGGGTCGCGCAGGTTGTGCTGCATGTGACCGATGATCGGATTCTGCCAGTCGCAGAAGTACAGCGCGCCGTCCGGGCCCATCTCGAAATCCACCGGGCGGAAGTTGTAGTCGTCGCTCGAAAGAATCGGCTCCTGTTCCGTCGCGGACAGGCCCGAGCCGTCCTCACTGATCTTGTAATGGAGGATGCCCTGCATGCCGATGACGTTGCCGACGAGCAGATCGCCCTGCATGTCCTTGGGGAACGCGGGGCTCGAGAGGATTTCGGTGCCGGGGCAGGGGCGTGTGCGCTGCTTGTAGAGCACGGGGGCGCCGCCCTTGTGCTTGGCGGGATAATCGGTGTGACCGGAGAACGAAGCGCCCATGTAAGGCACCGCGCCCGTGCCGTCATGCACGATGTCGTAGCCCCAGTAGTCGAACACGTGCCCGTGCGGATTGGCGAAGTTGTAGGGGACGTAGACTTCGAACTTTGCGGTGCGGGGCTCGAAGCGGTAGACGCCGGCGTTGATGTTCCGCACGGCGGCGCCCCACGGGGTTTCGACCTGCGTATGGTGGAACGTGCCTTCCTGCCAGTAGAACGCGCCGCCGGGGTCCATCACGAAGCTGTTGGACGTATGGTGCGTGTCCGCGGTGTCCATGCCTGAAAGCAGCACGGTGCGCTGATCCGCCTTGCCGTCGCCGTCGGTGTCCTTGTAGAAGACGATGTCGGGCGCCTGCGCGACGATGACGCCGCCGTTCCAGAACTCGAAGCCCGTCGGGTCTTCGAGATTGTCCACGAACGCCGTGACCTTGTCGGCCTTGCCGTCGTGGTTCGTGTCCTCAAGCACCAGCAGCTTGTCGTCCATCGGCGTCTTGGGCTGCCAGTGCGGGTAATTCTTCCACGACGCGACCCACAGCCGGCCCTGCGTGTCGAACGACATCTGCACGGGGTTGATCAGTTCCGGGAACTGCTCTTCGGAGGCGAACAGGCCGACCTTGATGCCCTTGCCGAGCTTCATGTGCTTGATCGCTTCCTCGCCGCTGAGGAATTCGTGAGCGCCGTTGGGGCCCTTGCCCGGCTCGTTCGTATCCGTCTCGACGAACGGCGGCGTGTTGGAGTCATCGACCTGTCGATCCTTGCCCATCGCGACGGCCCAGATGCGCTGATCGCGATTGGACGTCATCACGTCCAGCACTTCCAGCTCGCGCTGCATCGTGTCGTAGTTCATCGGCAACAGGTCTTCCTTCTTGACGTCCTTGGCGCTCTTGACCTGCCGCACCGCCGCCTTGGAGAAGACCAGGAACGCGCGGGCGCCGAAGGTCGAGTAGCCGTCGACCATGCGATACCGGCGATACCAGTAGAAGTTCTTGTCCTTGACCGCCTCATTGATCTGCGTCAGCGAAGCGCCGTTTTTGGGTTCGACCGCGGCGCCGAAGAGCGACTTGTCGATGATCTGAGCCAGCACCTTGTTGCCGTCTTCGTTGAGGTGCACGCCGTTGATCGTCAAGGGTGACTTGGCGGCGGCGTAGGCGGCGAGCGTCGGCGTGTACAGATCGACGAAGGGGATGTTTTTGGCCTTGGCGACTTGGGCCATGGCTTCGGTGTAGAGCTTGAGGTTCTGGTTGTTTTCCTTGCCGTCGGGGAGGTTCGGATTGTGCAGGTCTTCATGCGCGATCGGCGAGAAGAGGACCAGCCGCGGGGCGCTCTTGCCGTTGTACTTCTGCGCGAGGGTGTGGTCGATGAAGTCGTTGAGATCCTTCTTGAACTGATCGAGGCCCTTTTCGCCGGCGAAGGATTCGTTGTAGCCGAAGAACGCGAAGATGACGTCGGCGTTGGTGTTGGTCTTGGCGAAGCGGTTTTCCTGATACCCGCCGATGGGGTTGCCCTTACCGGCGAGCCACTCGTCGGGGGACCCGAAGTTCATGGACCGGAGCCGGCCGTCGAGGGCGACGGTGTCGGCGGAGAACCCGAGGTTGCGGATCACCAGATCGTCGCCGGCGAAGCGGGCCTGGAGCATGGTCTCGACCCAGCCGTCCTTCTGCATGCGGTCGGCGAGCGTGTTGCCGATGATGCAGATGTGGTCGCCTTTGTTGATCTGCAGATCGGCGGCGGCGGCGAAGTTTGAGACGAGCCCAAGGCCCAGGGCGATGAGGCAGGACCACGTGAGCAGATTGCGGCGTTGAGTCATGAATCTGTGCTCCAGGGTGAAGTCAGGTCGGTCGGGGGGGGGTTGAAGGCGTCTGCGGAGAATCCTCAGCAGGGTGACGCGAGCCACCCATGACAACCCGATCAACGTACCTTGTCAAATGATATTGCGTCACCATGCTAAGCTTTTGCGTCATGGGGCGGGATGACACGCGATGGATGCCGGGCCGGGGCGACATGGGTACAATATCGCCCCCATGAATCCGACCCCTTCGACATCCAGCCGCGCCACGCAGGATCTGCACGTCCAGAGCACCACACCGCTCATCAGCCCCGCCGAACTCGACAAGAAGATCGAGCTGACGGAGGACGTGCGGCAGACGGTGCTCGAATCGCGCGACGCCATCAAGCAGGTGCTCCTCGGTCAGGACCCC contains:
- a CDS encoding azurin, coding for MTQRRNLLTWSCLIALGLGLVSNFAAAADLQINKGDHICIIGNTLADRMQKDGWVETMLQARFAGDDLVIRNLGFSADTVALDGRLRSMNFGSPDEWLAGKGNPIGGYQENRFAKTNTNADVIFAFFGYNESFAGEKGLDQFKKDLNDFIDHTLAQKYNGKSAPRLVLFSPIAHEDLHNPNLPDGKENNQNLKLYTEAMAQVAKAKNIPFVDLYTPTLAAYAAAKSPLTINGVHLNEDGNKVLAQIIDKSLFGAAVEPKNGASLTQINEAVKDKNFYWYRRYRMVDGYSTFGARAFLVFSKAAVRQVKSAKDVKKEDLLPMNYDTMQRELEVLDVMTSNRDQRIWAVAMGKDRQVDDSNTPPFVETDTNEPGKGPNGAHEFLSGEEAIKHMKLGKGIKVGLFASEEQFPELINPVQMSFDTQGRLWVASWKNYPHWQPKTPMDDKLLVLEDTNHDGKADKVTAFVDNLEDPTGFEFWNGGVIVAQAPDIVFYKDTDGDGKADQRTVLLSGMDTADTHHTSNSFVMDPGGAFYWQEGTFHHTQVETPWGAAVRNINAGVYRFEPRTAKFEVYVPYNFANPHGHVFDYWGYDIVHDGTGAVPYMGASFSGHTDYPAKHKGGAPVLYKQRTRPCPGTEILSSPAFPKDMQGDLLVGNVIGMQGILHYKISEDGSGLSATEQEPILSSDDYNFRPVDFEMGPDGALYFCDWQNPIIGHMQHNLRDPSRDQKHGRIYKVTYEGMPLVTPAPIAGEPIDKLLDLLKSETDRVRYRTRIELTGRNVDDVMAALNKWVAGLDKSEPTYEHNLLEALWLHQSFNVVDEALLKQVLAAKDFHARAAATRVLCYWRDRVKDPLKLLAVQSKDENPRVRLEAIRALSFFTDSKDQADAAIEIALEAADKPLDKYLKYTLDETTKTLDSVKK